The following are encoded together in the Mycolicibacterium arabiense genome:
- a CDS encoding cytochrome P450 family protein — protein sequence MTVSTLIRSGPDTDAFTVQSIRTLRADVLAALGGGATAVSHIGARSSMRLKCASLGVPRRDWASISRWAWVNDAESMRALDSYVDLMIADRCWKLTDDLMSDLVLADVDGDGLTADDLRAVVVALVIA from the coding sequence ATGACGGTGAGCACGCTGATCCGTTCGGGACCCGACACTGACGCCTTCACCGTGCAGAGCATCCGCACGCTGCGTGCGGACGTCCTCGCAGCCCTCGGCGGCGGCGCCACTGCTGTCAGCCATATCGGCGCTCGCTCGTCGATGCGACTGAAGTGCGCGAGTCTCGGTGTGCCACGCAGGGATTGGGCATCGATCTCGCGATGGGCGTGGGTGAACGACGCCGAGTCGATGCGTGCGCTCGACTCCTACGTCGACCTGATGATCGCCGACCGCTGCTGGAAGCTCACCGACGATCTGATGTCGGACCTCGTCCTCGCCGACGTCGACGGTGACGGGCTAACGGCCGACGACTTGCGCGCCGTCGTCGTCGCCCTGGTGATTGCCTAG